The Meriones unguiculatus strain TT.TT164.6M chromosome 1, Bangor_MerUng_6.1, whole genome shotgun sequence genome has a segment encoding these proteins:
- the LOC110541985 gene encoding protein S100-A13-like isoform X4 codes for MAAEPLTEREGAIETIINKFRIIGVVEELAPRMSFNAFKKLVLQQLPHFLKDVGSLDEKMKSLDVNQDSKLNFNECWRLMGELAKPMWEEKVLEVLKK; via the exons ATGGCAGCAGAGCCCCTGACTGAACGGGAGGGGGCCATTGAGACCATAATCAACAAGTTCCGCATTATTGGAGTGGTGGAAGAACTAGCTCCCAGAATGAGCTTCAATGCATTTAAGAAACTGGTCCTCCAGCAGCTGCCTCATTTTCTCAAG GATGTGGGCTCTCTAGATGAAAAGATGAAGAGCTTGGATGTGAACCAGGACTCGAAGCTGAATTTCAATGAGTGCTGGAGACTGATGGGGGAATTGGCAAAGCCAATGTGGGAGGAGAAGGTCCTGGAGGTCCTGAAGAAGTAA
- the LOC110541985 gene encoding protein S100-A13-like isoform X1, giving the protein MVPPEQALSRSHNAVLRLLVAAGPFCSMSSESEDTEPQHFGFGSGSLLPQSFIKLQPRGSSSASCILFPCSGRSVCEYISSFFGVLMAAEPLTELEAAIGTIMDRLHTYALIEDQGFYLSFKVFKILVNHELPHILKDVGSLDEKMKSLDVNQDSKLNFNECWRLMGELAKPMWEEKVLEVLKK; this is encoded by the exons ATGGTCCCTCCTGAGCAGGCTCTGTCCAGGTCGCATAATGCTGTTTTGAGACTTCTAGTGGCAGCAGGGCCGTTCTGTTCCATGTCTTCCGAATCAGAGGATACAGAACCTCAACACTTTGGATTTGGGAgtggctctctccttccccagagCTTTATAAAACTTCAGCCCAGAGGCTCCAGCTCTGCTAGCTGCATCCTATTTCCCTGCTCCG GCAGGTCAGTCTGTGAGTACATCAGCTCCTTCTTTGGCGTACTGATGGCAGCAGAGCCCCTGACTGAACTGGAGGCGGCCATTGGGACCATAATGGACAGGTTACACACTTATGCATTGATAGAAGACCAGGGTTTCTACCTGAGCTTCAAAGTGTTTAAGATACTGGTCAACCATGAGCTACCTCACATACTCAAG GATGTGGGCTCTCTAGATGAAAAGATGAAGAGCTTGGATGTGAACCAGGACTCGAAGCTGAATTTCAATGAGTGCTGGAGACTGATGGGGGAATTGGCAAAGCCAATGTGGGAGGAGAAGGTCCTGGAGGTCCTGAAGAAGTAA
- the LOC110541985 gene encoding protein S100-A13-like isoform X2 produces the protein MLPHLENSKKKNPCSTGRDHYRDIPETDTQTGESERQEFCRSVCEYISSFFGVLMAAEPLTELEAAIGTIMDRLHTYALIEDQGFYLSFKVFKILVNHELPHILKDVGSLDEKMKSLDVNQDSKLNFNECWRLMGELAKPMWEEKVLEVLKK, from the exons ATGTTACCACACTTAGagaactctaaaaaaaaaaacccttgcaGCACTGGGAGAGACCACTACAGAGATATCCCGGAGACAGACACTCAGACAGGAGAGTCAGAAAGACAGGAATTCT GCAGGTCAGTCTGTGAGTACATCAGCTCCTTCTTTGGCGTACTGATGGCAGCAGAGCCCCTGACTGAACTGGAGGCGGCCATTGGGACCATAATGGACAGGTTACACACTTATGCATTGATAGAAGACCAGGGTTTCTACCTGAGCTTCAAAGTGTTTAAGATACTGGTCAACCATGAGCTACCTCACATACTCAAG GATGTGGGCTCTCTAGATGAAAAGATGAAGAGCTTGGATGTGAACCAGGACTCGAAGCTGAATTTCAATGAGTGCTGGAGACTGATGGGGGAATTGGCAAAGCCAATGTGGGAGGAGAAGGTCCTGGAGGTCCTGAAGAAGTAA
- the LOC110541985 gene encoding protein S100-A13-like isoform X3 has product MAAEPLTELEAAIGTIMDRLHTYALIEDQGFYLSFKVFKILVNHELPHILKDVGSLDEKMKSLDVNQDSKLNFNECWRLMGELAKPMWEEKVLEVLKK; this is encoded by the exons ATGGCAGCAGAGCCCCTGACTGAACTGGAGGCGGCCATTGGGACCATAATGGACAGGTTACACACTTATGCATTGATAGAAGACCAGGGTTTCTACCTGAGCTTCAAAGTGTTTAAGATACTGGTCAACCATGAGCTACCTCACATACTCAAG GATGTGGGCTCTCTAGATGAAAAGATGAAGAGCTTGGATGTGAACCAGGACTCGAAGCTGAATTTCAATGAGTGCTGGAGACTGATGGGGGAATTGGCAAAGCCAATGTGGGAGGAGAAGGTCCTGGAGGTCCTGAAGAAGTAA